One genomic region from Henningerozyma blattae CBS 6284 chromosome 2, complete genome encodes:
- the RRI2 gene encoding Rri2p (similar to Saccharomyces cerevisiae RRI2 (YOL117W); ancestral locus Anc_3.55) yields MSDTDCLEDYLMSEDEMGSGFEMEMSSENDEPLSFQDAEQDDEEQADDGQDSLQLAINYKDEGDYINAVKLLQNCKGVDSFLLLLECYSLQFKYDLTNAHLKDEMISTTSQFLMSNTIPDDKIELLKSIMNLFSSCQSDFIFDIPSQSIELKKQALQFEKLFISMFQDIPSLTSLITAKLHLINIWIDSLSGCPPPPFVIDLSCEITQSLIDQIDLTLQLSINAILLRNSLQPLLHLSSFFTQLSTLFNQHITLKHNSKIFLQLNFLLGIINLSSDSPTFNDHFYQCLKLLNITTTTFNKDFEKIIASGLICNSIIIQNNNSLLVNPFDYEELKIAVNSPFIQILSKLYQNFIKINLIELHSNLVELSKLNAIFIPICNKILKLARLQKLSQSISKIYNSLTLIQLIDLLGGNMTRDQLLNLLMDSVLTNNNNLNFKLDLINDTIQFLDTKGTTANLRIKNINNFINIDWANDIGLLQNNSQPSFTSIDPNISTVLPFLTQLKELRNLNTIEEKNSFYHSKFKDFLNCSYNRLQDKN; encoded by the coding sequence ATGTCAGATACTGATTGTTTGgaagattatttaatgtCGGAAGATGAGATGGGTTCCGGGTTCGAGATGGAAATGTCTAGTGAAAACGATGAGCCATTGAGTTTTCAAGATGCTGAGCAAGACGATGAAGAACAAGCTGATGACGGGCAGGATAGTTTACAATTGGCAATCAATTATAAAGACGAAGGTGATTACATTAATGCTGTTAAATTGTTGCAGAATTGCAAGGGGGTAGACAGTTTTTTGCTTCTTTTAGAATGTTATTCTttacaattcaaatatgatTTAACAAATGCCCATTTGAAAGATGAAATGATTTCCACTACTAGTCAATTCCTCATGTCAAATACAATCCCtgatgataaaattgaGCTTCTAAAATCAATAATGAATCTTTTCTCCAGTTGTCAATCAGATTTCATTTTCGATATCCCCTCacaatcaattgaattgaaaaaacaaGCGTTgcaatttgaaaaacttTTCATTTCAATGTTTCAAGATATCCCTTCGTTGACCTCTCTTATCACTGCAAAATTACATCTCATAAATATATGGATTGATTCATTATCAGGTTGTCCACCACCGCCCTTCGTCATTGATCTATCCTGTGAGATTACCCAATCATTGATTGATCAAATAGATTTGACTTTACAATTATCTATAAATGCAATCCTCCTGAGGAACTCACTGCAACCGTTACTCCACTTATCCTCGTTCTTCACTCAATTATCAACACTTTTCAATCAACATATCACATTAAAACataattccaaaattttcttacaattaaatttccTCTTGGGAATTATAAACTTATCGTCAGATTCGCCCACTTTCAATGATCATTTCTATCAatgtttaaaattattaaacatcACAACCACAACGTTTAATAAAgactttgaaaaaattattgctTCAGGTTTGATTTGTAATTCAATAATCATTCAAAATAACAATTCCCTCTTGGTTAACCCCTTTGATtatgaagaattgaaaattgcCGTCAATTCCCCCTTTATTCAAAtcttatcaaaattatatcaaaatttcatcaagataaatttaattgaattgcATTCCAATTTAGTCGAACTATCCAAGTTGAATGCCATTTTCATCCCAATTTGCAACAAGATCTTAAAACTAGCAAGGTTACAGAAATTATCCCAATCCATCTCCAAGATTTACAACTCGTTAACTTTAATCCAATTAATCGACCTTTTGGGTGGCAATATGACAAGAGATCAGTTattaaatctattaatGGATTCTGTCCTCaccaataacaataatttaaattttaaattggatttaattaatgatacAATCCAATTCTTAGATACAAAGGGAACTACAGCCAACCTAcgaattaaaaatattaataatttcattaatatagATTGGGCAAATGATATTGGTCTATTACAGAATAATAGCCAACCATCTTTTACTTCGATTGATCCAAATATATCGACTGTGTTACCCTTTTTAACTCAGTTGAAAGAATTGAGAAATTTAAACACTATAgaggaaaaaaattcattctatcattccaaatttaaagatttcttAAATTGTTCTTATAACCGTTTAcaagataaaaattaa
- the TBLA0B08570 gene encoding peroxiredoxin family protein (ancestral locus Anc_3.54): protein MSLALRSIISRSSLRSSLRLPPCTRTFKTGTAIPTGLSGLREDSPTNKIDFADLTRDGTYLIIGVPAAFSPGCSNSHLPGYVKLLDQFKALGVKEFLVTCVNDPFVTRAWRESLNLPSEFRVIADTRGTFADAGDHLFDARAIFGNERSVRYATLVRDGRVIREWVEPDATGVKVSAAENVLLSL, encoded by the coding sequence atgtCTTTAGCATTACGTTCAATTATTAGCCGCTCATCGTTACGCTCCTCATTGCGTCTTCCTCCTTGCACCCGCACATTCAAAACAGGTACAGCCATCCCTACTGGTCTTTCAGGATTACGTGAAGACTCACCAACCAATAAAATCGATTTCGCAGACCTCACTCGTGATGGTACTTACCTAATCATCGGCGTCCCTGCTGCCTTTTCGCCCGGTTGCTCCAATTCTCATTTACCAGGATACGTGAAATTACTAGATCAGTTCAAAGCACTTGGTGTCAAAGAATTCCTGGTCACGTGCGTCAACGATCCCTTTGTTACCCGCGCATGGCGTGAATCATTAAATCTTCCTTCGGAGTTTCGCGTTATCGCCGACACCCGCGGGACTTTTGCCGACGCAGGAGATCACTTATTTGATGCACGAGCTATTTTTGGAAATGAACGTAGTGTACGTTATGCTACGCTTGTGCGAGACGGCCGTGTGATCCGTGAATGGGTCGAGCCAGATGCTACGGGAGTCAAAGTCTCTGCTGCAGAAAATGTTCTACTTTCTTTGTAG
- the SMF1 gene encoding divalent metal ion transporter SMF1 (similar to Saccharomyces cerevisiae SMF1 (YOL122C); ancestral locus Anc_3.50) produces MPEILCQDKTNVQVTEFQLEPLIPSSPLTTLQTRQTPQTPQTTTGLGLNLHRFKDVLFKYAKFVGPGLMVAVAYIDPGNYSTAVSAGASNQFSLLCAILLSNFIAIYLQCLCIKLGSVTGMDLSRCCRRHLPCWLNWIIYVFAECAIIATDIAEVIGTAIALNILIKVPLPAGVAITVVDVFAVMFSYNPGKSTTKFLKMFEYGVALLVLAVCICFAVELAYIPKSTSVGQVFRGFVPSHQMFQHNGIYTAISIVGATVMPHSLFLGSALVQPRLLEYDQQHDNYSLDDDATVVEITFIDSKATGKGQGKEKSVSQIREERYFSYIPSLDAIKYCMKYSMVELALTLFTVALFVNCAILVVAGSTLYNTPGAADADLYAIHDLLSINLAPAAGTIFMVALLFSGQSAGVVCTMAGQIVSEGHINWKLKPWQRRLATRAISMVPCLVISICIGREALSTALNASQVVLSILLPFLVAPLIYFTCKKSIMQVEVQNSDNNDEDNGNSTKVVNMANNWVVTITGVIVWIFLSVLNVYAIVQLGITGET; encoded by the coding sequence ATGCCGGAAATATTGTGTCAGGATAAAACAAATGTCCAGGTGACGGAATTCCAGCTGGAGCCGCTGATACCTTCATCACCATTGACGACGCTGCAGACACGACAGACGCCTCAGACGCCTCAGACGACGACAGGACTTGGTTTGAATTTACATCGCTTTAAAGATGTTTTGTTCAAATATGCAAAGTTCGTGGGACCAGGGTTAATGGTTGCTGTGGCTTATATTGATCCTGGTAATTATTCCACTGCTGTAAGTGCTGGTGCATCTAACCAATTCTCTTTACTTTGTGCTATTTTGTTGTCTAATTTCATAGCCATCTATTTACAATGTCTTTGTATCAAATTGGGGTCTGTCACAGGGATGGATTTGTCCAGATGTTGTCGTCGTCATTTACCTTGTTGGCTCAATTGGATCATCTATGTATTTGCTGAATGCGCTATTATTGCTACAGATATTGCAGAGGTTATCGGTACTGCTATTGCgttaaatattctaatcAAAGTACCATTACCAGCAGGTGTAGCGATTACAGTGGTGGATGTCTTTGCAGTGATGTTTTCTTATAATCCAGGTAAATCGACtacaaaatttttaaagatgtTTGAATATGGCGTGGCTCTCTTGGTACTTGCTGTGTGTATTTGTTTTGCAGTTGAATTGGCTTATATCCCCAAAAGTACTTCGGTGGGTCAAGTGTTTAGAGGTTTTGTACCATCACACCAAATGTTTCAACATAATGGGATTTATACAGCCATTTCCATTGTGGGTGCCACAGTCATGCCTCATTCGTTATTCTTGGGGTCTGCACTAGTGCAACCACGATTATTGGAATATGATCAACAACATGATAACTATTCCCTCGATGATGATGCTACAGTGGTGGAAATCACGTTTATCGATTCCAAAGCGACTGGCAAAGGGCAAGGGAAAGAAAAATCCGTTTCACAAATTAGAGAAGAAAGATATTTCTCTTATATCCCATCTCTTGATGCTATCAAATATTGTATGAAATATTCCATGGTAGAATTGGCATTAACACTTTTCACTGTAGCGTTATTTGTAAATTGTGCCATCTTGGTAGTGGCAGGTTCCACTCTTTATAATACACCGGGTGCAGCGGATGCAGATCTATATGCTATCCATGATTTATTATCCATAAATTTGGCTCCAGCAGCAGGTACCATTTTCATGGTcgcattattatttagtgGTCAATCAGCAGGTGTTGTTTGTACCATGGCAGGTCAAATCGTTAGTGAAGGTCATATCAATTGGAAATTGAAACCCTGGCAAAGAAGGCTAGCCACCAGAGCTATATCTATGGTTCCATGTCTCGTTATTTCCATCTGTATCGGAAGAGAAGCCCTTTCCACTGCATTGAATGCCTCACAAGTCGTATTGTCGATCTTATTACCATTCCTAGTGGCGCCCTTGATTTATTTCACTTGTAAAAAATCTATCATGCAAGTTGAGGTGCAAAACAGTGATAACAACGACGAAGATAATGGGAATAGTACTAAAGTCGTTAATATGGCTAATAATTGGGTAGTTACTATCACAGGTGTAATAGTATGGATTTTCCTAAGTGTATTGAACGTGTATGCCATTGTTCAATTGGGTATCACAGGGGAGACCTAA
- the HRP1 gene encoding Hrp1p (similar to Saccharomyces cerevisiae HRP1 (YOL123W); ancestral locus Anc_3.49) produces MNSEDEDFNDIYGNNNVGEEGSSKPNVSNENNGTNNGVKVDRETNATSNLDQLAALQALSSNISQIKDVGSNVNVNTNADANATVNGDGNNNPNNNSGGATNANISNLPWEQLQQTMSQFQNGNANNDNDNSSNSNNNESANTNANASANTNTTPASTEHVRADLSKDSCKMFIGGLNWETTEDGLRDYFNKYGNVVDLKIMKDNNTGKSRGFGFLTFEKSSSVDEVVKTQHILDGKVIDPKRAIPREEQDKTGKIFIGGIGADVRPKEFEEFFAKYGNIIDAQLMLDKDTGRSRGFGFVTYDSPDAVDRVCQHKFIEFKGKQIEIKRAQPRHNQPRQTQEYDQNTSNYNDQYDNANNNAFNTLNNATTNNNNASLTASLNNPMMQMYQNPMMGGYNPMFNPQAMNEYYQKMQEYYQQMQQQTGIDYSQMYQQQMAMMMPGFNMPNMAGGAVGGAGTLGAGAITAGSGSNDEGSGSNDVQTIGGDGDGDAITKENEDKANDKGNESGSVTGNDNDSEEGMPQLPKGPRGRNDGGKRDRDRERERDRDRDRDRDRDRRSDRRSDRRRFDRNERDFDRDRDGERSRDRDRGFSRRRNGGNRNGGNRGHRGGNNNRKRNGYHPYNR; encoded by the coding sequence ATGAATTCCGAAGACGAAgattttaatgatatttacggtaataataatgttgGGGAAGAAGGAAGTAGTAAACCAAATGTAAGTAATGAGAATAATGGAACCAATAATGGTGTTAAAGTTGATAGAGAAACTAATGCTACTAGCAATCTTGATCAATTAGCAGCTTTACAAGCGCTTTCTTCTAATATCAGCCAAATAAAAGATGTAGGAAGTAATGTTAATGTTAATACAAATGCAGATGCTAATGCCACAGTTAATGGtgatggtaataataatccaaataataatagtggTGGAGCTACTAATgcaaatatatcaaatttgCCATGGGAACAATTACAACAAACGATGTCACAATTTCAAAATGGGAATGCAAacaatgataatgataatagtagcaatagcaataataatgaaagtgcaaatacaaatgcaaatgctAGTGCAAACACAAACACAACCCCAGCCAGTACCGAACATGTTAGAGCTGATTTATCCAAAGATAGTTGTAAGATGTTTATTGGGGGGTTGAATTGGGAAACTACCGAAGATGGGTTACGTGATTATTTTAACAAGTATGGTAATGTTGTTGATTTAAAGATTATGAAAGATAACAACACGGGGAAATCTAGAGGGTTTGGGTTTTTAACGTTTGAAAAATCTAGCAGTGTTGATGAAGTTGTTAAGACTCAACATATACTTGATGGTAAAGTTATTGACCCAAAGAGAGCCATCCCCAGAGAAGAACAAGACAAGACAGGTAAGATTTTCATTGGAGGTATTGGTGCAGATGTTCGGccaaaagaatttgaagaatttttcgCTAAATATGggaatattattgatgCTCAATTGATGTTGGATAAAGATACTGGTCGTTCTAGAGGGTTTGGGTTTGTTACATATGATTCACCAGATGCAGTAGATAGAGTATGTCaacataaatttatagaaTTTAAAGGTAAgcaaattgaaattaagaGAGCTCAACCAAGACATAACCAACCTAGACAAACACAAGAGTACGATCAAAATACatcaaattataatgatCAATACGATaatgcaaataataatgccTTTAATACGTTAAATAATGCtactacaaataataataatgctaGTCTTACTGCTAGTTTAAATAATCCGATGATGCAAATGTATCAGAACCCAATGATGGGTGGATATAATCCAATGTTTAATCCTCAAGCTATGAatgaatattatcaaaagatGCAAGAATATTATCAACAGATGCAACAACAAACAGGGATAGATTATTCTCAAATGTATCAACAACAAATGGCTATGATGATGCCTGGGTTTAATATGCCCAATATGGCTGGTGGAGCTGTTGGAGGTGCAGGTACACTTGGAGCTGGTGCGATAACTGCAGGTAGTGGATCTAATGATGAAGGTAGTGGCTCTAATGATGTACAAACTATTGGAGGAGATGGAGATGGAGATGCAATTACgaaagaaaatgaagataaagCTAATGATAAGGGAAATGAATCAGGGAGTGTCACTGgcaatgataatgatagtGAAGAAGGAATGCCACAATTGCCTAAAGGTCCGCGTGGACGAAACGATGGTGGAAAACGTGACCGCGACAGAGAAAGAGAAAGAGATAGAGATCGTGACAGAGACAGAGACAGAGATAGAAGATCTGACCGTAGATCTGACCGTCGGCGGTTCGATCGTAATGAACGAGATTTTGACCGTGATCGTGATGGTGAAAGAAGTCGAGACAGAGACCGTGGATTTAGCCGCCGTCGTAATGGCGGCAACCGCAATGGTGGTAACCGCGGACACCGTGGCGGCAATAACAATAGGAAACGGAACGGATACCATCCATATAACCGCTGA
- the TRM11 gene encoding tRNA (guanine-N2-)-methyltransferase (similar to Saccharomyces cerevisiae TRM11 (YOL124C); ancestral locus Anc_3.48), which translates to MSASQIGKKQYLVYLAQVHINFRRAELESLADICGLNDLDFSNYKEDSPFFIVELDNDTQAKEWIKRSILSRAIYEYWGEGKDLTELHQSIKFGTNIEHYKDLYKNDSFKFEFESYRGSNKKVNRISQIETFSYLAFKGKINMKSPDQVYTLIEVFEPVSDNEPSTTPSHMYFGRRVQISDRSSADVFDLKKRPYKGTTSFEAELSLISANIAQVKPGSIMYDPFAGTGSFLCAGGHYGALVIGSDIDGRMIRGKGAQHDISSNFKYYGDTDKFLDVMTMDFTHNSLRNSLGIDTILCDPPYGIRESIKVLGAKDPERFVGKENVEIDGQKAYLLRDYIPTKKPISLDLLLDSLLQFASERLPINGRLAFWMPTANDENIETLVPLHKNLELKYNCVQSFNKWSRRLLVYINRGKDYNGPTNSGLQRSTADFRERYFKNFN; encoded by the coding sequence ATGTCTGCTTCACAAATCGGGAAGAAACAATATTTGGTTTACCTGGCACAAGttcatattaattttagaagAGCAGAATTAGAATCATTGGCTGATATATGTGGGttaaatgatttagatTTCTCAAATTATAAAGAGGATAGTCCATTTTTCATTGTAGAGTTAGATAATGATACTCAAGCTAAAGAATGGATTAAACGTTCAATCTTATCAAGAGCCATTTATGAATATTGGGGTGAAGGTAAAGATTTAACTGAATTACAtcaatcaataaaatttggGACCAATATCGAACATTATAAAGATTtgtataaaaatgattcattcaaatttgaatttgaatcgTATAGAGGTTCAAACAAAAAAGTTAATAGAATATCTCAGATTGAGACGTTCTCTTATTTGGCATTTAAGGGGAAAATTAACATGAAATCTCCAGACCAAGTTTATACATTAATTGAAGTTTTTGAACCTGTTTCGGATAATGAACCATCTACAACTCCATCTCATATGTATTTTGGTAGAAGAGTTCAAATTAGTGACAGATCTTCTGCTGAtgtttttgatttaaagaaaagacCTTATAAAGGTACCACTTCATTTGAAGCTGAACTATCTCTAATTAGTGCTAATATTGCTCAAGTAAAACCAGGCTCAATAATGTATGATCCATTTGCAGGAACTGGCTCCTTTTTATGTGCCGGTGGTCATTATGGTGCTTTAGTTATCGGTTCTGATATCGATGGTAGAATGATTAGAGGTAAAGGTGCTCAACATGATATTTCGAGtaactttaaatattatggTGATACTGATAAATTCTTAGATGTAATGACAATGGATTTTACTCATAATTCATTAAGAAATTCCTTAGGTATAGATACAATCTTATGCGATCCACCTTATGGTATTAGAGAAAGTATCAAAGTTCTTGGTGCTAAAGATCCTGAAAGATTCGTGGGTAAAGAAAATGTGGAGATTGATGGTCAAAAGGCGTATTTACTTCGTGACTATATTCCAACAAAGAAACCAATTTctttagatttattattagatagTTTATTACAATTTGCTTCAGAAAGATTACCAATAAATGGCAGATTAGCATTTTGGATGCCAACTGCAAATGATGAAAACATTGAAACATTAGTCCCTCTTcataaaaatttagaactcaaatataattgtgttcaatcttttaataaatggtCAAGAAGACTATTAGTTTATATCAATAGAGGCAAGGACTATAACGGACCAACAAATTCAGGGTTACAAAGATCTACAGCTGACTTTAGAGAACGTTATTTTAAGAACTTTAATTAG